The following are encoded together in the Planococcus antarcticus DSM 14505 genome:
- a CDS encoding 5'-3' exonuclease, translating to MEKPHVLLVDGMALLFRSFFATSAVGQYFRTTEGLATNGVQGFTRHVLAAKTMMKPTHMAVCWDMGSKTFRTDLFEGYKANRPAPPEDMVHQFDWAQSISEQLGWKNYGEAGIEADDFIGSFTKQWQDQVDFTIITGDKDMLQLLSPSVKIAFMKKGFHVYDVYTEERFIEEYSIQPSQFTDVKAFMGDPSDGYPGVKGIGPKTALQLIQNYGSTDGVLEAIDELKPAQKKKIDEHKEMLLLSKKLAVIKCDIQLDLPLEELVVPSYTNDHIQLCRDQQLLQLAKQLEKNVGVTADPWA from the coding sequence ATGGAAAAACCGCATGTATTATTAGTGGACGGAATGGCGTTGTTGTTCCGGTCGTTTTTCGCAACATCGGCTGTTGGTCAGTATTTCAGGACGACTGAAGGCTTGGCAACTAATGGTGTACAAGGATTTACCCGCCATGTACTGGCCGCCAAAACGATGATGAAACCGACTCATATGGCGGTTTGTTGGGACATGGGGTCTAAGACGTTCCGGACGGATCTTTTCGAAGGCTATAAAGCCAATCGACCAGCACCGCCAGAAGACATGGTGCATCAGTTTGATTGGGCACAGTCGATTTCCGAGCAGCTCGGCTGGAAAAATTATGGCGAGGCAGGAATCGAAGCAGATGACTTTATCGGCTCATTTACGAAGCAATGGCAAGATCAAGTCGACTTTACGATCATCACTGGTGACAAAGACATGCTGCAACTATTATCACCTTCTGTCAAAATCGCGTTTATGAAAAAAGGATTTCATGTATATGATGTGTATACTGAAGAACGGTTTATTGAGGAGTATAGCATTCAGCCTTCACAATTTACGGATGTCAAAGCATTTATGGGCGACCCGAGTGATGGCTATCCTGGAGTCAAAGGCATCGGACCGAAGACAGCACTTCAACTGATTCAGAACTATGGTTCGACTGATGGCGTGCTTGAAGCCATCGACGAATTAAAACCGGCGCAGAAAAAGAAAATTGATGAGCATAAAGAAATGCTTCTGCTATCAAAAAAACTGGCTGTCATCAAATGTGACATCCAGTTGGATCTGCCGCTAGAGGAACTTGTCGTTCCTAGCTACACCAATGACCATATTCAATTGTGCCGTGATCAACAATTATTACAACTTGCTAAACAGCTCGAGAAAAATGTCGGTGTTACTGCCGACCCTTGGGCGTAA